In one Aromatoleum aromaticum EbN1 genomic region, the following are encoded:
- a CDS encoding PQQ-dependent sugar dehydrogenase, with amino-acid sequence MLPIRRLLVVSASVSSFVAFVGLAANFHAALAQETVRSEAGAVKVVEVARGLEIPWSLAFLPDGRMLVTERPGRMRIVSPDGKLSAPLKNVPEVQAGGQGGLLDVVLSPRFADDRTIFFSYAEPTRRAARTAVARAELDVEGLSLSAVKVIFAQNDDPSGRNHWGSRLVFDRDGLLYVTLGERFSYRDKAQELDSHLGKIVRIRPDGSVPPDNPFVGKAGAQPEIWSYGHRNVQGAALHPETGVLWAHEHGPQGGDEVNVIKPGRNYGWPVITYGRNYGTGTKIGEGTERADIEPPVHYWIPSIAPSGMVFYTGDAFPAWKGSLFVGALRAQLLTRLELDGTRVTREERLLTELGKRIRDVRQGPDGKLYLLDESDGRILRLDPG; translated from the coding sequence ATGCTTCCGATCCGCCGCCTGCTCGTTGTTTCCGCGTCCGTGTCGTCGTTCGTCGCGTTCGTCGGCCTCGCGGCGAACTTCCATGCCGCGTTGGCGCAGGAGACCGTCCGCAGCGAAGCCGGAGCGGTGAAAGTCGTCGAGGTCGCGCGCGGGCTCGAGATCCCGTGGAGCCTGGCGTTCCTGCCGGACGGCCGGATGCTGGTGACGGAGCGGCCTGGGCGCATGCGCATCGTGTCGCCGGACGGCAAGCTGTCGGCGCCGCTGAAGAACGTGCCCGAAGTCCAGGCCGGCGGGCAGGGCGGTCTGCTCGATGTCGTGCTGAGTCCGCGCTTCGCCGACGACCGCACGATCTTCTTCTCGTACGCCGAACCGACGCGGCGCGCAGCGCGCACCGCGGTGGCCCGTGCCGAGCTCGATGTCGAAGGCCTGAGCCTTTCCGCGGTGAAAGTGATCTTTGCGCAGAACGACGACCCTTCGGGGCGCAATCACTGGGGATCGCGGCTGGTGTTCGACCGCGACGGGCTGCTCTACGTCACGCTCGGCGAACGTTTTTCGTATCGCGACAAGGCGCAGGAGCTCGACAGCCATCTCGGCAAGATCGTCCGCATCCGGCCCGATGGCAGCGTGCCGCCAGACAATCCTTTCGTCGGCAAGGCGGGCGCGCAGCCCGAAATCTGGTCCTACGGCCATCGCAACGTACAGGGCGCGGCGCTGCATCCGGAAACGGGCGTGCTGTGGGCGCACGAGCATGGCCCGCAGGGCGGCGACGAAGTGAACGTCATCAAGCCGGGACGCAACTATGGCTGGCCGGTGATCACGTACGGCCGCAACTACGGCACCGGCACGAAGATCGGCGAAGGCACCGAGCGCGCCGACATCGAACCTCCGGTGCATTACTGGATCCCGTCGATCGCGCCGTCGGGGATGGTTTTTTACACCGGCGACGCTTTTCCCGCGTGGAAAGGGAGCCTGTTCGTCGGCGCCTTGCGCGCGCAGCTGCTGACCCGGCTGGAACTGGACGGTACCCGCGTCACCCGTGAAGAACGCCTGCTGACCGAGCTGGGCAAGCGCATCCGGGACGTGCGGCAGGGACCGGATGGGAAGCTGTATCTGCTTGACGAAAGCGATGGGCGGATTCTCCGGCTCGATCCGGGCTGA
- a CDS encoding RES family NAD+ phosphorylase, producing MTDIWAAVGAEAPVVELAGNLVRLVESQEQIATNRLVDTLEEQALLESLLESSKPPLPHAARGLHYLLATPFRYPPLRHGSRFGGHFEPSLFYAAFDTATVLAESAYYRFVFWHGMTVAPASPLASQHTLFGAPWRCARGVQLQCPPFDRWREQLTDPANYAATQRLGTAMRQAGVEAFEYVSARDPAGGLNVALFTPMALAARRPDFMQAWLAETDAGEVRFYCQEERLVHRFPLWQFLVAGELPMPAV from the coding sequence GTGACGGACATCTGGGCGGCGGTCGGCGCAGAAGCGCCGGTCGTCGAGCTCGCAGGCAATCTCGTGCGGCTCGTCGAGAGCCAGGAGCAGATCGCGACGAACCGCCTCGTCGATACCCTCGAGGAACAGGCGCTCCTCGAATCCCTGCTGGAAAGCTCGAAGCCGCCGCTGCCGCACGCGGCCCGCGGCCTGCATTACCTGCTGGCCACCCCGTTCCGTTATCCGCCGCTGCGCCACGGCTCGCGTTTCGGCGGGCACTTCGAGCCCAGCCTGTTCTACGCGGCGTTCGATACGGCAACGGTGCTGGCCGAGTCGGCCTATTACCGCTTCGTCTTCTGGCACGGCATGACCGTCGCGCCGGCGTCCCCCCTGGCGTCCCAGCACACGCTGTTCGGCGCGCCGTGGCGCTGCGCCCGCGGCGTGCAACTGCAATGCCCGCCGTTCGATCGGTGGCGTGAACAGCTCACCGACCCCGCGAATTACGCCGCGACCCAGCGACTCGGCACGGCGATGCGGCAAGCCGGCGTCGAAGCTTTCGAATACGTCTCCGCGCGCGACCCGGCCGGCGGCCTCAACGTCGCGCTATTCACTCCGATGGCGCTTGCCGCCCGGCGGCCGGACTTCATGCAGGCGTGGCTCGCGGAAACGGACGCCGGCGAAGTGCGCTTCTACTGCCAGGAAGAGCGGCTCGTGCATCGCTTCCCGCTCTGGCAGTTCCTCGTCGCGGGCGAGCTGCCGATGCCGGCGGTATAG
- a CDS encoding MbcA/ParS/Xre antitoxin family protein, producing the protein MSVAALRKPDATQVVTKALLNAGKEMGLTQAALGVVIGKDRTAISRNGIDPDSKAGELALLLIRAYRALFALVGGDAAQMKHWMHTDNHHVGGVPAEQIRTVQGLLRVVEYLDAIRGRL; encoded by the coding sequence ATGAGCGTTGCCGCCCTTCGCAAACCCGATGCGACACAGGTCGTCACCAAGGCCCTGCTCAACGCCGGCAAGGAAATGGGGCTGACGCAGGCGGCGCTGGGCGTGGTCATCGGCAAGGACCGCACCGCGATCAGCCGCAACGGCATCGACCCCGACAGCAAGGCGGGAGAGCTCGCGCTGCTGCTGATCCGCGCGTATCGCGCGCTGTTCGCGCTCGTCGGGGGCGACGCCGCGCAGATGAAGCACTGGATGCACACCGACAACCACCACGTCGGCGGCGTCCCGGCCGAGCAGATTCGCACCGTCCAGGGTTTGCTGCGCGTCGTCGAATACCTCGACGCGATCCGCGGCCGGCTGTGA
- a CDS encoding MoaD/ThiS family protein, with protein sequence MPRIVFAPAIQRHQPCPPLRVAGGTVNGALAAAFAEKPQMRDYILDDQGTLRRHVAIFVDGQVVKDRLHLTDPAGENAEIYVVQALSGG encoded by the coding sequence ATGCCGCGAATCGTCTTCGCCCCCGCGATCCAGCGTCACCAGCCCTGTCCGCCGCTGCGCGTTGCCGGCGGCACGGTGAATGGCGCGCTCGCGGCTGCGTTCGCCGAAAAACCGCAGATGCGCGACTACATTCTCGACGACCAGGGAACACTGCGTCGCCATGTCGCGATCTTCGTCGATGGCCAGGTCGTGAAGGACCGCCTGCACCTCACCGATCCTGCCGGTGAAAACGCGGAAATCTACGTCGTGCAGGCGCTCTCGGGCGGTTGA
- a CDS encoding ISAs1-like element ISAzo3 family transposase, which yields MKTGQLMPVSEVFVSVPDPRSKRQARHDLSELLTVAVCAVLCGANDFVDVALWGKSNLAWLRKFLKLKAGVPSHDTFCRVLAMIDPAAFEAAFLRWVGVLVPALAPDSVVAIDGKTSRRSGGKDTSGPLHMVSAFAAGMGLVLGQRAIDQKSNEITAIPELLAMLALEGTIVTIDAMGTQAAIARTIRSRGADYVLCVKDNHPTLTDSILLTLAGVAEKIAPASHFEEQTKGHGRVEVRRCWAYDAVSQLYKSEQWAGLQSFALVERERTVDGKTSVERHYYISSLPADAARIAQAVRSHWAVENQLHWSLDVQFNDDQSRVRRGYAANNFVVLRHIVLNLLRHNTTRKASIKSKRLLACMEDDFREELLGLAI from the coding sequence ATGAAGACAGGCCAGTTGATGCCCGTGAGCGAAGTGTTCGTGTCGGTACCCGACCCGCGCAGCAAGCGTCAGGCCCGGCACGATCTGTCCGAGTTGCTGACGGTGGCGGTGTGCGCGGTGCTGTGCGGGGCGAACGATTTCGTGGATGTGGCGCTGTGGGGCAAGTCCAACCTGGCCTGGCTGCGCAAGTTCCTGAAGCTCAAGGCGGGCGTGCCCTCGCATGACACGTTCTGCCGGGTGCTCGCGATGATCGATCCCGCGGCCTTCGAGGCGGCCTTTCTGCGCTGGGTGGGCGTGCTGGTGCCGGCGCTGGCGCCGGACAGCGTGGTGGCCATCGATGGCAAGACCAGTCGGCGCAGTGGCGGCAAGGATACGTCGGGGCCGTTGCACATGGTCAGCGCCTTTGCCGCCGGGATGGGTCTGGTGCTGGGGCAGCGCGCCATCGATCAGAAGAGCAACGAGATCACGGCGATTCCCGAGTTGCTCGCCATGCTGGCGCTCGAAGGCACCATCGTCACGATCGATGCGATGGGCACCCAGGCAGCGATTGCCCGCACCATCCGTAGTCGTGGCGCAGACTACGTGTTGTGCGTCAAAGACAACCACCCCACGCTGACCGACTCGATTCTGCTCACCCTGGCCGGCGTGGCGGAAAAGATCGCGCCGGCTTCGCATTTCGAAGAACAAACCAAGGGCCACGGCCGCGTGGAGGTGCGCCGCTGCTGGGCCTATGATGCGGTCAGCCAGTTGTACAAGTCCGAGCAGTGGGCCGGGCTGCAATCGTTTGCGCTCGTCGAGCGCGAACGCACCGTCGACGGCAAGACCAGCGTCGAGCGCCATTACTACATCAGTTCCCTGCCCGCAGATGCCGCCAGAATCGCGCAGGCCGTGCGCAGCCACTGGGCGGTCGAAAATCAGCTTCACTGGTCGCTCGATGTGCAGTTCAACGATGATCAGTCCCGTGTGCGCCGAGGCTATGCGGCCAACAACTTCGTGGTGCTGCGCCACATCGTACTGAACCTGCTGCGCCACAACACCACCCGCAAGGCCAGCATCAAGTCCAAGCGACTGCTCGCCTGCATGGAGGATGACTTTCGCGAAGAGTTACTTGGGTTGGCCATTTGA
- a CDS encoding VF530 family DNA-binding protein, with the protein MSGTQANNPLHGVTLERMLTELVEHYGWDELGQEIPIRCFQHEPSVASSLKFLRRTPWARERVESLYLHVLRSRRR; encoded by the coding sequence ATGAGCGGCACCCAGGCGAACAATCCGCTGCACGGCGTCACGCTCGAACGCATGCTGACCGAGCTGGTGGAGCATTACGGCTGGGACGAACTCGGACAGGAGATCCCGATCCGCTGCTTCCAGCACGAGCCGAGCGTCGCGTCGAGCCTCAAGTTCCTGCGCCGCACTCCGTGGGCGCGCGAACGGGTCGAGTCGCTGTATCTCCACGTGCTGCGCTCGCGCCGAAGATAA
- a CDS encoding WD40/YVTN/BNR-like repeat-containing protein: protein MTDRLFVATRKGLFVFDRHPHASPHWLPEAHVHFLGDPVTMVLADPRDGTWHAALNLGHFGVKMRRSHDAGRSWDESPVPAYPPKPVAAADEADAAWSLAQVWALEAAGADQPGVLWAGTIPGGLFHSADGGDSWALVRSLWDRPERREWFGGGYDYPGIHSICIDPRDSRVVTIAVSCGGVWQTRDGGDSWECRASGMIADYMPDERGGDPNIQDVHRMVQCPSNPDVLWAQQHSGIYRSTDAAASWQPLAAQPSSFGFTVAAHPQDANTAWFVPAEKDTCRVPVGAHLVVTRSRDGGASFEPLDHGLPRAPAYDLVYRHGLDVDNSGRRLAMGSTTGALWVSEDGGETWTCLSAHLPPIYCVRFEH from the coding sequence ATGACCGACCGACTGTTCGTCGCCACGCGCAAAGGGCTGTTCGTGTTCGACCGCCATCCGCATGCGAGCCCGCACTGGCTGCCCGAAGCGCACGTCCATTTCCTCGGCGATCCGGTCACGATGGTGCTCGCCGACCCGCGCGACGGCACCTGGCATGCGGCGCTCAACCTCGGGCACTTCGGCGTCAAGATGCGCCGCTCGCATGACGCCGGGCGCAGCTGGGATGAAAGCCCGGTGCCCGCCTACCCGCCCAAACCTGTGGCAGCCGCGGACGAGGCCGACGCCGCCTGGTCACTCGCCCAGGTGTGGGCGCTCGAAGCGGCCGGCGCCGACCAACCCGGCGTGCTGTGGGCCGGAACGATCCCCGGCGGGCTGTTCCACTCCGCCGACGGCGGCGATTCCTGGGCGCTGGTCCGATCGTTGTGGGATCGCCCGGAGCGCCGCGAATGGTTCGGCGGCGGCTACGACTACCCCGGCATCCACTCGATCTGCATCGACCCGCGCGACAGCCGGGTGGTGACGATCGCCGTCTCCTGCGGCGGCGTGTGGCAGACGCGCGATGGCGGCGACAGCTGGGAGTGCCGCGCGAGCGGCATGATCGCCGACTACATGCCGGACGAACGCGGCGGCGACCCGAACATCCAGGACGTGCACCGCATGGTGCAATGCCCGTCGAATCCCGACGTGCTGTGGGCGCAGCAGCATTCGGGCATCTATCGTTCGACCGACGCCGCAGCGAGCTGGCAGCCGCTCGCGGCGCAGCCGTCGTCGTTCGGTTTCACCGTCGCGGCCCATCCGCAGGATGCCAACACCGCGTGGTTCGTGCCGGCGGAGAAAGATACGTGCCGCGTGCCGGTCGGGGCGCACCTCGTCGTCACCCGCAGCCGCGACGGCGGCGCGAGCTTCGAGCCGCTCGACCACGGACTGCCGCGGGCGCCGGCGTACGACCTCGTGTATCGCCACGGGCTCGACGTCGACAACAGCGGCAGGCGGCTTGCGATGGGTTCGACGACCGGGGCACTGTGGGTGTCGGAAGACGGCGGTGAAACCTGGACGTGCCTGTCGGCGCACCTTCCGCCGATCTACTGCGTGCGCTTCGAACACTGA
- a CDS encoding type II toxin-antitoxin system Phd/YefM family antitoxin translates to MNTLTASEARANLYRLIDQTVESHEPIIITGKRNSAVLLSAEDWSAIQETLYLLAVPGMRESIKAGMAEPLAKSSKELKW, encoded by the coding sequence ATGAACACACTTACCGCCAGCGAAGCCCGGGCAAATCTTTACCGGCTCATTGATCAAACAGTTGAGTCTCATGAGCCAATCATCATTACCGGAAAACGCAACAGTGCCGTGCTTCTCTCCGCAGAAGACTGGAGCGCAATTCAGGAAACTCTGTACCTGCTAGCCGTACCTGGCATGCGTGAGTCCATCAAGGCTGGGATGGCCGAACCTCTCGCAAAAAGCTCGAAGGAGCTTAAGTGGTAA
- a CDS encoding TonB-dependent receptor family protein: MNRLSSTSGDNAPRSHPRCIVLALLAGVGAAPVFAAEAAPVLNPVVVTGSRVEAESFDLPFSVDVVDMARVRAGNLGVNASEALTGIPGLVVQNRQNYAQDLQISIRGFGARSAFGVRGVKLIADGIPASNPDGQGQAATFNLDVAERIEVLRGPFSTIYGNHAGGVIQLFSRDPKGTPSVRGGALAGSWGTTRIGVGSEGEKDGVGYLLDASRFDTDGYRDHSAATREQAFAKLNFAPDADSRLTLTASGLRQPDTEDPLGLTWATYRRDPRATESVAKTFDTRKRIDHLQGGATYERRFGDDRLQLVAYAGQRSVTQYQSIPAGPQANPRHSGGVIDFDRDFHGVGARWIGRRELGPGKLTFTAGIDVDRSEDDRQGFENFIGTTLGVKGRLRRDEMDTVTSIDPYVQTAWEQGAWQWTAGLRHSRVKFDVDDDYLANGDDSGALTFRETTPALGVVYKLSPALNFYGSAARGFETPTMTELAYSGAGGAAGFNFGLEPATSTQLELGVKAFVGDNTRLNAAIFQVRTDNELVVESSSGGRTVFKNAGTTLRRGVELALDSEFSPNWRARLSVTRLQAIYDETFVTGSGTAAKTIADGRRLPGIPALSAYAELEWIPVGGIAAALEALYRSKMYVEDTNTERAAPAHALANLRFTAEQKSGPWTFNEMLRLDNLFDREHVASVIVGDGNGRFYEPGPERSWYAGVRASYRF, translated from the coding sequence ATGAATCGCCTTTCTTCGACGTCCGGCGACAACGCTCCCCGCTCCCACCCGCGTTGCATCGTGCTGGCGCTGCTCGCCGGCGTCGGCGCAGCGCCGGTTTTCGCTGCCGAGGCGGCGCCGGTCCTGAATCCGGTCGTCGTCACCGGCAGCCGGGTCGAGGCCGAGAGCTTCGACCTGCCGTTTTCCGTTGATGTCGTCGACATGGCCCGGGTCCGGGCAGGAAACCTCGGCGTCAACGCTTCCGAAGCACTGACAGGCATTCCCGGACTCGTCGTGCAGAACCGCCAGAACTACGCCCAGGACCTGCAGATCTCGATCCGCGGCTTCGGCGCCCGCTCCGCTTTCGGCGTACGCGGCGTGAAGCTCATCGCCGACGGCATCCCGGCGAGCAATCCCGACGGCCAGGGCCAGGCCGCGACTTTCAACCTCGACGTCGCGGAGCGCATCGAAGTGCTGCGCGGCCCGTTCTCGACGATCTACGGCAACCACGCAGGCGGCGTGATCCAGCTTTTTTCGCGCGACCCGAAAGGCACGCCGAGCGTGCGCGGCGGCGCCCTTGCCGGCTCCTGGGGCACGACCCGGATCGGAGTTGGCAGTGAAGGCGAGAAGGACGGCGTCGGCTACCTGCTCGATGCGTCGCGCTTCGACACCGACGGCTACCGCGACCACAGCGCGGCGACGCGCGAGCAGGCGTTCGCGAAGCTGAACTTCGCGCCCGATGCCGACAGCCGGCTGACGCTGACCGCGAGCGGCCTGCGCCAGCCCGATACCGAGGACCCGCTGGGCCTGACGTGGGCGACCTACCGGCGCGATCCGCGCGCGACCGAATCGGTCGCAAAAACATTCGACACGCGCAAGCGCATCGACCACCTCCAGGGCGGCGCGACCTACGAGCGGCGCTTCGGCGACGACCGCCTGCAGCTTGTCGCCTATGCCGGGCAGCGCAGCGTCACGCAGTACCAGTCGATCCCGGCCGGCCCGCAGGCCAACCCGCGGCACTCCGGCGGCGTCATCGATTTCGATCGCGACTTCCATGGCGTCGGCGCACGCTGGATCGGCCGGCGCGAGCTCGGACCGGGCAAGTTGACTTTCACGGCGGGCATCGACGTCGACCGCTCCGAGGACGACCGCCAGGGCTTCGAGAACTTCATCGGCACGACTCTCGGAGTCAAAGGCCGGCTGCGCCGCGACGAGATGGACACCGTCACGAGCATCGACCCGTACGTGCAGACCGCGTGGGAACAGGGGGCGTGGCAATGGACCGCGGGGCTGCGCCACAGCCGCGTGAAATTCGACGTCGATGACGACTACCTCGCGAACGGCGACGACAGCGGCGCGCTTACCTTCCGCGAGACGACTCCGGCGCTCGGCGTCGTCTACAAGCTGAGCCCGGCGCTCAATTTTTACGGCAGCGCCGCGCGCGGCTTCGAGACTCCGACAATGACCGAACTCGCATATTCGGGTGCGGGCGGCGCCGCAGGCTTCAATTTCGGCCTCGAGCCTGCAACCAGCACGCAGCTCGAACTGGGCGTGAAAGCTTTCGTCGGCGACAACACGCGGCTCAACGCCGCGATCTTCCAGGTGCGCACCGACAACGAACTGGTCGTCGAGAGCAGCTCCGGCGGACGCACCGTGTTCAAGAACGCCGGCACGACGCTGCGCCGGGGCGTCGAACTCGCACTCGACAGCGAGTTCTCGCCAAACTGGCGCGCCCGGCTCAGCGTGACGCGGCTGCAGGCGATCTACGACGAAACCTTCGTGACCGGCAGCGGTACGGCGGCGAAGACGATTGCCGACGGCAGACGCCTGCCCGGCATTCCTGCGCTGTCAGCTTACGCCGAACTCGAATGGATCCCCGTCGGCGGAATCGCCGCGGCACTCGAGGCGCTCTATCGCAGCAAGATGTACGTCGAGGACACCAATACCGAGCGTGCCGCGCCGGCCCACGCCCTGGCGAACCTGCGCTTCACCGCGGAACAGAAATCCGGCCCGTGGACATTCAACGAGATGCTGCGGCTCGACAACCTGTTCGACCGCGAGCACGTCGCCTCGGTGATCGTGGGTGACGGCAACGGCCGGTTCTACGAACCCGGCCCGGAGCGCAGCTGGTATGCCGGCGTGCGGGCGAGCTATCGATTCTGA
- a CDS encoding acyl-CoA thioesterase, with amino-acid sequence MHLPNHQLAMTVLMTPDMANFSGNVHGGTILKLLDQVAYACASRYAGHYVVTLSVDQVMFRQPIHVGELVSFLASVNYTGKTSMEVGIKVLAENIREKVVRHANSCFFTMVAVDDDGRSIPVPPLVPTTPDELRRHAAAQIRRELRHEFDLRQRALRPAAA; translated from the coding sequence ATGCATCTGCCGAACCACCAACTCGCGATGACCGTGCTGATGACGCCGGACATGGCCAATTTTTCCGGCAACGTCCATGGCGGCACGATCCTCAAGCTGCTCGACCAGGTCGCCTATGCGTGCGCGAGCCGCTACGCCGGGCACTATGTCGTGACGCTGTCGGTGGATCAGGTGATGTTCCGCCAGCCGATCCATGTCGGGGAGCTCGTGAGCTTTCTCGCGTCCGTCAATTACACCGGCAAGACGTCGATGGAAGTCGGCATCAAGGTGCTAGCCGAGAACATCCGCGAAAAAGTCGTGCGCCACGCGAACAGCTGCTTCTTCACGATGGTCGCGGTCGACGATGACGGCCGCTCGATCCCGGTCCCGCCGCTCGTCCCGACCACGCCCGACGAGCTGCGGCGTCACGCCGCCGCGCAGATCCGCCGCGAATTGCGCCATGAATTCGACCTGCGCCAGCGCGCGTTGAGGCCGGCAGCAGCATGA
- a CDS encoding cation:proton antiporter produces the protein MDNGLTNAQWFLLVGGLLLVRGLTSSMIRRLPVTAAIIYLAVGLIVGPTVLNLFHFNPLKESALLEVLTEAAVLISLYAAGVKMPVPVSLARWRAPILLAFASMAVTVGLVAAFGHYALGLPLGAAVLLGAILAPTDPVLATDVQTRHPGDRDRLRFTLTCEAGMNDGSAFPFVMLGLGLLGLHELGDFGLRWALVDVVWATVAGLAIGVACGVTMAHVVARLRRAGAAHGLLDDFLGLGLIGIVYGLSVMANAWGFLAVFFAAVALRQTERKLAGAAPDKADRLQTADGAAHAAPVHDVPTLSEGSLIFKEHLERLSELLLILLIGGTLFVDSWSWRAVGMALFLFLVARPVSVMIGLVGTRTPWRIRGLAGWFGVRGIGSLYYLMYAIQHGLPKDVALELIHMTLIVVTLSVIFHGTSVKPLMERFWPEGRSAAIGPHRRGAG, from the coding sequence ATGGATAACGGACTGACCAATGCGCAATGGTTCCTGCTGGTCGGCGGGCTGCTGCTCGTCAGGGGCCTCACCTCGTCGATGATCCGGCGCCTGCCGGTAACAGCGGCGATCATCTATCTCGCCGTCGGCCTGATCGTGGGCCCGACGGTGCTGAACCTGTTCCACTTCAATCCGCTCAAGGAATCGGCGCTGCTCGAAGTGCTGACCGAAGCGGCGGTGCTGATCTCGCTCTATGCGGCGGGCGTGAAGATGCCGGTGCCGGTGAGCCTCGCGCGCTGGCGAGCGCCGATCCTGCTGGCATTCGCGTCAATGGCCGTGACCGTGGGCCTGGTAGCGGCGTTCGGACATTACGCACTCGGGCTGCCGCTGGGCGCAGCGGTGCTGCTCGGCGCGATCCTCGCTCCGACCGATCCGGTGCTCGCCACCGACGTGCAGACGCGCCACCCGGGCGACCGGGACCGGCTGCGCTTCACGCTGACCTGCGAGGCGGGGATGAACGACGGCAGCGCGTTTCCGTTCGTGATGCTCGGCCTCGGTCTGCTCGGCCTGCACGAGCTCGGCGACTTCGGGCTGCGCTGGGCGCTCGTCGACGTGGTGTGGGCGACCGTCGCAGGGCTCGCGATCGGGGTCGCCTGCGGCGTGACGATGGCGCATGTGGTCGCTCGACTGCGCCGCGCTGGCGCAGCCCACGGGTTGCTCGACGATTTTCTCGGCCTCGGGCTCATCGGCATCGTGTATGGCTTGAGCGTCATGGCGAACGCGTGGGGCTTCCTCGCGGTGTTCTTCGCCGCCGTCGCGTTGCGGCAGACTGAACGCAAGCTCGCGGGCGCCGCGCCCGACAAGGCGGACCGCCTGCAGACGGCAGACGGCGCTGCGCATGCCGCGCCGGTTCACGACGTACCGACCCTCAGCGAGGGGTCGCTGATCTTCAAGGAGCATCTCGAGCGCCTCTCCGAACTGCTGCTGATCCTGCTCATCGGCGGCACGCTGTTCGTCGATTCATGGAGCTGGCGCGCGGTCGGGATGGCGCTGTTCCTGTTCCTCGTGGCGCGCCCGGTGAGCGTGATGATCGGCCTGGTCGGCACGCGCACGCCGTGGCGCATCCGCGGACTCGCCGGCTGGTTCGGCGTGCGCGGCATCGGCTCGCTGTATTACCTGATGTACGCGATCCAGCACGGACTGCCGAAGGATGTCGCGCTGGAGCTGATCCACATGACGCTGATCGTCGTGACCCTGTCGGTGATCTTCCACGGCACCAGCGTCAAGCCGCTGATGGAGCGTTTCTGGCCGGAGGGACGGTCGGCAGCGATCGGCCCGCACCGGCGCGGCGCCGGGTGA
- a CDS encoding SDR family NAD(P)-dependent oxidoreductase translates to MKGRLEDKVAVVTGASSGIGRAIVERYVAEGAKVAAFGRNTEALDALAAAHAGKVVTVKGDATCAEDLQRLVDETLKAFGGVDIVVPNAGIARVVSFEDSTREAFETQFSVNLFAAAETVRLFLPHIRRGGSVQFITTFLTQVGFPGLAIYSASKAALKSFAQTLAAELAPRGIRVNSIAPGPIATPLWGTVGLPPDVLGAVAGQINSRLMTGEFGKPEDIAETSVFLASDGAKNIYGQDIVVDGGYTIG, encoded by the coding sequence ATGAAAGGACGTCTGGAAGACAAGGTCGCGGTCGTGACCGGGGCGAGCAGCGGCATCGGCCGCGCGATCGTCGAGCGCTACGTCGCCGAAGGGGCGAAAGTCGCCGCGTTCGGCCGCAACACCGAGGCGCTCGACGCGCTCGCGGCTGCACACGCCGGGAAAGTCGTCACGGTCAAGGGCGACGCCACGTGCGCCGAAGACCTGCAGCGCCTCGTCGACGAGACGCTCAAGGCGTTCGGCGGGGTCGATATCGTCGTGCCGAACGCCGGTATCGCCCGGGTCGTGTCGTTCGAGGACAGCACGCGCGAAGCTTTCGAGACGCAGTTCTCGGTGAACCTCTTCGCCGCGGCCGAGACGGTGCGCCTGTTCCTGCCGCATATCCGCCGCGGCGGCTCGGTGCAGTTCATCACCACTTTCCTGACGCAGGTCGGTTTCCCCGGCCTCGCGATCTACAGCGCCAGCAAGGCGGCGCTGAAATCGTTCGCGCAGACGCTCGCGGCGGAGCTCGCGCCGAGAGGAATACGCGTCAACTCGATCGCGCCGGGGCCGATCGCCACGCCGCTGTGGGGCACCGTCGGCCTGCCGCCGGACGTGCTCGGCGCAGTCGCCGGGCAGATCAACTCACGACTGATGACGGGCGAGTTCGGCAAGCCAGAAGACATTGCCGAGACCTCGGTGTTCCTCGCGTCGGACGGCGCGAAGAACATCTACGGCCAGGACATCGTCGTCGACGGCGGCTATACCATCGGTTAG
- a CDS encoding Txe/YoeB family addiction module toxin, with protein MVSWEVVYARQALKDAKKLAASGLKPKAQELLAVLADDPFKNPPPFEKLVGDLAGAYSRRINIQHRIVYEVFANEKTVRVLRMWTHYE; from the coding sequence GTGGTAAGTTGGGAAGTCGTTTATGCCAGGCAAGCACTGAAGGATGCAAAGAAACTTGCTGCAAGCGGTCTTAAACCAAAGGCGCAAGAACTCCTCGCGGTTCTTGCCGACGACCCATTTAAAAATCCACCTCCCTTTGAAAAATTGGTCGGTGATCTTGCCGGTGCATACTCTCGTCGCATCAATATTCAACACCGCATCGTGTACGAAGTCTTTGCCAACGAGAAAACGGTTCGCGTCCTGCGTATGTGGACGCACTATGAATGA